The Penicillium psychrofluorescens genome assembly, chromosome: 2 nucleotide sequence GTCCCAATCATCCTCAGCATGGATGATCGTCAGGCGATATTTTTTGTGGTTGAGTTCATTGGATCGAATGTATGATGTGATGTTGTCTTTGCTTGACCATTTATCTCGTATAAGGCGTTGGAGATGTTTGAAAATGAACGGGAACCTGGCCAGCGGTGATATGATTGGAATGGTACCTGCCACCCGATAAGTCGAGACTAGTGTCGCCACGTCGACAAATGGTGCAACGAGGATAGTGCCTGCAAAGACGACCGGTGGGTCTTGCGAGGCAAGTTTTTTAGACACAGCGATGTTCACTGCGGTGCCCATAGATTGAGCAAAAAGAACAATCCGAGACGCAGGAATGCCCGCGACCTTCATGGCCCAGTCTATAACAGCAAGGGCATCAAGAATGAGTCCAGGCTCTGATGGCGAACCGGTACTTCTACCAAATCCCCGGTAGTCAAAAGTCAGAACATGGATTTTGGCCGGGTGTCCAGCAGACAGCGCACGGTAATTAGGGACTCTGTATCCTGAAGCGACAGTTCCGCCCGCGCCATGCAAATGAATGACCAAGCGAGCGTCGGGGTCGTCGCGTAAGAGCCGAAACGAGATTCGGGACGAAATGTCAGAAACAAATCCCTCTGATTCCTCGACTAGAGACTGTTCGTGCTTGCGATACAGCTCGACGGGAAGAATGTGCCAAGCGTACAACCGTTCACCGTCAGAAACGTTGATCGAGAAAGGGGTGACTTGATTCTTCAAGAAGCCAAAGGTCTCGGGAACATTGAGATCTTTGAACCACGTCATCTGAACTGCATGTAGGTAGACAACATGGGATTGAACGGTCGATGTTGTGAGTAGCCCCAGAAGCGTCGCGTATAACACGACCACGACTGCTAATGAGACGGAAAGCCATTCGAATGCGGAAGCAGCAATTTCCCTGGCTGTCATGGTGACAGGTCTCGGAGAGGCAGGGACAGTACTGATGATGGCGCCTGTCCAAGGCAGATGGTGGGATGTCGAAACTCGCTGCTTGAATAATCACGAGGTTGAAGCACGCTAGGCGGGGATCTGTAAATTATGTAAGGTCTGATTACTCCCACTTTGCCGCCAGCTAAACGGCCCCTCTGCCTTTAATCGTATTTATGTAGGATAGGCTGTGAAGGATTGCCCAATCACACCGGGCGCCTGAATTCGATCACATCTCTAACCGCCGACTGGTAGAACTAGGCATGTGGCGCCAACCATAGCGGGTATTCTCAGAGATCTAGTTTAGCGTAGGTTTTGGTAGCCTTCGTCGCTGTTCGAATATGCAGTTTAACAGTATTTAGTGTTAATTACAGACTAGATGAGAGTTATCATCTCAAAAAATATTATATTCATTTATATGGACAGGCGTTGGTCTCCCCGCggctcggcctcgaggagACCCATGGTCGGCCACCTTGAAACATTAGGTCTTGGGTTGTGCCGAGGGTTCCTGCAGCTGCAAAAATCAATTGGATGTTCAGTTAAATACTCATTTAGCATTCATTGTCTTATTCCATGCACCATGTTCCGACGTAAGCTGGACCAcgagaaatatatattcAAGTGGGTCGTTCTTGAACTTCAAGAACAATTAGCAAAACGTCATGATCCCGAAACTTCCATACATATATTGAACACAACACTTTGTTGCCAAAGCTCACAAGAATTCTTCTAGAACTATTTGCAGAATTGTCTACCCGTCATTTGTTGATGTCCGCGGGATAGACTAACCGGTTCTGGCAAAAAGATCCTCCTAACCGTCCGGCACACTGCTACGCATTTCGGACCTGAGAAATGCAGTGTTCACGCCATTGCCGTCGTTTTTCGTGCGTCATGCCCCAGATGATGATATGCTGCAGAAGCTCGGGTCGGACACAGTGCTATATTCAAGCTCGAACTTCTCCATTGAACAGTTGACGGCAACCCGCATTTATAGATCTTCACCCCCGAGCTTCAAGCTTCCCCTCACCCCTCATAATACTCGCTTTTCTCTTTTGACACGAAGGCCAGACCCCGCTTATTTACTGCTGGCCTGCCTAGTTGGGAGATCGGATCCGACTAGGTGCTGCGGCTAGGATATTATTGCCCTCCAGTGGACCGAGAACGAAGGCGTCGAGAGAATCCCCTCATCTGGGGATATTGTCGGGTGATTATGATCCGGCACATAAAAGAGCTCGTTGCCCGAGTGTTTCTCCACAGTTGATCAACTAAACCATACCACACGCGCGACACATTATGCCAACCCCATTCACCTACCGCGCCAAAGCGCAGTCCACCTTCAAGCCACCTCTCATTGCCAACGAAAATGCGTATCTGGGCGACGTCTTCTCGAGGTACCGTTGATAGTCATTCATTTTGTTTATTCTTTATTAACACGCCCTATGTAACTAGTGACAAGAACAATGTCGACAAACCCATCTCCTGCGGCTTCTACCGGCTGGAAAAAGGTACTCCGCTCATCTACGAGTACCACTacgacgagatgaagatcatcgtcgaagGCCAGTTCCAGATCTCGGACGAGACCGGCCAAACAGTCACGGCCGGGCCCGGGGATGTGTTTTATTTCCCCAAGGGATCCAAGATTACCTTTACGACGGAGGACTATGGGCTGGCATTCTATGTGAGTTTCCTTTATTTTTCTGCTACATGTCGTGCTGACGTTACCCGCACATGCAGACCGGACAGCGCGCCGAGGGTCAGGCGTGATGATCGAACGTTCCCATGGATCTGGGCGGGCCAGTCCCGATGGGGCTGTTTGGTTACAGTGGAGCTGACCTGGATGAACTTTGGCGACGGGATTTATATTGTGTGTTTCATATACAGTTGGGAATATACTACAATTATTACAATTGGATGTGTTTACCTGTCTGAAGCAATTGAAGCATACCTTATAGTTGCCTGTCATGACAAGAATAGTCCGACTGCCACGCCAATGACGACGAAGATTCCAAATTCCTGGTTGTTTGATCACCAGTGGGGGCAGTAATAAGACAGCTCCGATCGATAGTGCCACTCTAGACGTTGGGAGAACGAGTCTTTTGCACAGCCCGTATGACGTGGGAGCGAGTTGCCAGGGCAACTACCAGGCACCGCAGGAGATCCCGCGGTGGAGGGAGACCGATCAGATCGGTGGAGAGGAACAGCTGGAGCCGATCGCAAGTCAGCTTTAGAATCATAATAAATAACAAGCGAGGGCACTCTTGAGACAGAATCCTCTCTATCCTTGTCGCGGCTCTGTTTAGTCTGTCTGCACGAAGGTAGTTAGTGTGATCCAAGGGGTCGGTGCTTCGTCCTTCCTTcatccctctctctctctctctctttctctttctctctcacccCTTCTTCTACCTCTCACCCACCCTTCTATCGTTTGCCGCtgtccaccatggccatcgACGTCGCGAAAGACTCAGCTGAGCGCCCCAGCTTGCG carries:
- a CDS encoding uncharacterized protein (ID:PFLUO_003217-T1.cds;~source:funannotate) — protein: MTAREIAASAFEWLSVSLAVVVVLYATLLGLLTTSTVQSHVVYLHAVQMTWFKDLNVPETFGFLKNQVTPFSINVSDGERLYAWHILPVELYRKHEQSLVEESEGFVSDISSRISFRLLRDDPDARLVIHLHGAGGTVASGYRVPNYRALSAGHPAKIHVLTFDYRGFGRSTGSPSEPGLILDALAVIDWAMKVAGIPASRIVLFAQSMGTAVNIAVSKKLASQDPPVVFAGTILVAPFVDVATLVSTYRVAGTIPIISPLARFPFIFKHLQRLIRDKWSSKDNITSYIRSNELNHKKYRLTIIHAEDDWDIPCHHTQLLFWHAVKASINTGLSYDELEQKKLDSKTDLGAAGSIMEWRTDHGVIREEISKTGLHDVIMGYPVITMAVMRSFEAADALFTLN
- a CDS encoding uncharacterized protein (ID:PFLUO_003218-T1.cds;~source:funannotate) is translated as MPTPFTYRAKAQSTFKPPLIANENAYLGDVFSSDKNNVDKPISCGFYRLEKGTPLIYEYHYDEMKIIVEGQFQISDETGQTVTAGPGDVFYFPKGSKITFTTEDYGLAFYTGQRAEGQA